One genomic window of Nitrosomonas sp. Is35 includes the following:
- a CDS encoding restriction endonuclease, whose translation MSSVAKGNKFEDQVFAAIYDEVYEGRLGLQPQQCRIFQKKGYYSRDRGGNIIVDISIELWLPGAPQWSMLWICECKDYSGSLPVDDVEEFKSKLDQISGKNVKGLLAITGALQRGAFNYAKSQGIGVVRILPEDQVCWVMYHMTSAMLSHSINLREFEQAFMLPRFRAENQSFFGNADGYFFDSWRGLLKKTLTSGEES comes from the coding sequence ATGAGCTCCGTTGCAAAGGGCAATAAGTTCGAAGATCAAGTGTTTGCCGCAATCTATGATGAAGTGTATGAGGGACGGCTCGGGTTACAACCTCAGCAGTGCAGAATTTTTCAGAAGAAGGGGTATTACTCGCGAGATCGAGGCGGCAATATCATCGTAGATATCTCCATTGAGCTATGGTTACCAGGTGCGCCTCAATGGTCGATGCTCTGGATTTGTGAATGCAAGGACTATTCCGGGTCTCTACCCGTAGACGATGTCGAAGAGTTCAAATCGAAGCTGGATCAAATATCCGGAAAAAATGTCAAAGGACTTCTTGCTATCACTGGCGCTCTTCAACGAGGAGCGTTCAACTATGCAAAATCTCAAGGCATCGGAGTCGTAAGAATCCTGCCGGAGGACCAAGTTTGCTGGGTTATGTATCACATGACATCTGCAATGTTGTCCCACAGCATTAATCTACGCGAGTTTGAGCAAGCCTTTATGCTGCCACGCTTCAGAGCCGAGAATCAGTCGTTCTTTGGAAATGCGGATGGCTACTTCTTCGATTCATGGCGAGGGCTTCTTAAAAAGACTCTTACCAGTGGCGAAGAATCCTAA
- a CDS encoding YbhB/YbcL family Raf kinase inhibitor-like protein: MMTTLTLTSTSFAYNDMIPARFTCDGQNISPALNWSGIPEGTKSLMLIVDDPDAPDPAAPKMTWVHWVLYNIPPSAAGLAEGIAEKDLPQGTLQGVNDWKRTVYGGPCPPIGTHRYFHKLYALDTVLPDLKHPSKTALEHTMKGHILGQAELIGRYQRPH; the protein is encoded by the coding sequence ATGATGACCACCCTGACACTCACCTCAACATCCTTTGCCTACAACGACATGATCCCCGCCCGTTTCACTTGCGACGGACAAAACATTTCACCCGCGCTTAACTGGAGTGGAATACCGGAAGGCACGAAGAGTCTGATGTTGATCGTCGACGATCCGGATGCACCCGATCCGGCGGCGCCGAAAATGACCTGGGTGCATTGGGTGCTGTATAACATTCCACCATCCGCCGCCGGTTTAGCCGAGGGTATTGCTGAGAAAGATTTGCCGCAAGGCACGTTGCAGGGAGTTAACGACTGGAAGCGAACCGTTTACGGCGGCCCGTGCCCGCCGATTGGCACGCACCGTTATTTTCATAAGTTGTACGCGTTGGATACCGTGTTGCCGGATTTAAAACATCCAAGCAAAACTGCGCTCGAACATACGATGAAAGGCCATATTCTTGGCCAAGCTGAATTGATCGGACGCTATCAGCGGCCGCACTAA